A window from bacterium encodes these proteins:
- a CDS encoding NAD(P)/FAD-dependent oxidoreductase, translated as MSDQKTAIIIGAGPAGLTAAYELLNRTDIKPIIYEMTEDIGGISKTINYKGNRIDIGGHRFFSKSDRVTQWWRNILPSQMLTRTRLSRIFFLRKLFDYPISLNLNTFSNLGFMRIIKIGLSYIKTRFSPIKNEGSLEDFFINRFGKELYLTFFKDYTEKVWGIPCNRIRPEWGRQRIKGLSISKALLHAVKKQKNTETSLIGQFMYPKFGPGQMWEQVARIIKEKGGEIYLKHKVIGLKHNDNKIVEAVVKEKTTNDLITKTADSFFSTMPVKELIQSLQDGVPREVHHVAHGLIYRDFITVGLLLRKLKIKNGTKIKTINNIVPDNWIYIQERDVKLGRIQIFNNWSPYMVKDENTVWIGLEYFCNEGDELWNKADESFAKFAIDELAKIDIIEKEDVLDSVVIRMPKTYPAYFGTYDQFHVIKNFTDKFENLFLIGRNGMHRYNNQDHSMLTAMAAVENIINNIKSKHNIWAVNTEDEYHEDNKD; from the coding sequence ATGTCGGATCAAAAAACAGCTATTATAATTGGAGCAGGTCCCGCAGGTCTAACTGCAGCTTACGAGCTGCTAAACAGAACAGATATCAAACCTATTATTTATGAGATGACAGAAGATATTGGCGGTATTTCCAAGACAATAAATTATAAAGGCAATAGAATAGACATAGGAGGGCACAGATTTTTCTCTAAATCTGACAGAGTTACGCAGTGGTGGCGGAATATTCTTCCCTCGCAAATGTTAACTCGTACCCGGCTTTCAAGAATTTTTTTCCTGCGAAAATTATTTGATTATCCTATTTCTTTGAATCTCAATACTTTTTCAAATCTTGGATTTATGCGAATTATTAAGATAGGTCTGAGCTATATCAAAACACGATTTTCTCCAATAAAAAACGAAGGATCTCTTGAAGACTTTTTTATCAACAGATTTGGCAAAGAACTATATCTTACATTCTTTAAAGATTATACAGAAAAGGTCTGGGGAATTCCTTGTAATAGAATTAGACCTGAATGGGGCAGGCAAAGAATAAAAGGTTTGTCTATTAGTAAAGCACTGCTCCATGCTGTGAAAAAACAGAAAAATACAGAGACCAGCCTAATTGGACAATTTATGTATCCTAAATTTGGCCCTGGTCAAATGTGGGAACAAGTTGCCAGAATCATTAAAGAAAAAGGCGGAGAAATATATCTAAAGCATAAAGTAATTGGTCTTAAGCACAATGATAATAAAATAGTGGAAGCTGTTGTAAAAGAGAAAACTACTAATGATCTGATAACTAAAACAGCAGATTCTTTTTTCTCAACAATGCCTGTTAAAGAACTAATACAATCTCTTCAGGATGGTGTACCACGAGAGGTCCATCATGTAGCCCATGGATTGATATATCGCGATTTTATAACGGTTGGCTTACTGCTAAGGAAGCTAAAAATAAAGAATGGAACTAAAATAAAAACTATTAATAATATTGTTCCTGATAACTGGATTTATATTCAAGAAAGAGATGTAAAACTTGGCAGAATTCAGATATTTAATAACTGGAGTCCTTACATGGTTAAAGATGAAAATACTGTATGGATAGGATTAGAATACTTTTGCAATGAAGGAGATGAACTATGGAATAAGGCTGATGAGAGTTTTGCCAAGTTTGCAATTGATGAATTAGCTAAAATTGATATTATAGAAAAAGAAGATGTGCTTGATAGTGTTGTCATTCGAATGCCAAAAACCTATCCAGCTTATTTTGGCACATATGACCAATTTCATGTGATCAAAAACTTTACTGATAAATTTGAAAACCTGTTTTTAATAGGCAGAAACGGTATGCATAGGTATAATAATCAAGACCATTCTATGCTTACAGCAATGGCTGCTGTTGAAAACATTATCAATAATATTAAATCCAAACACAACATTTGGGCCGTGAATACTGAAGATGAGTATCATGAGGATAACAAAGATTAG